The Mycoplasma sp. 1654_15 genome contains a region encoding:
- the nrdE gene encoding class 1b ribonucleoside-diphosphate reductase subunit alpha, producing MTKKQTESMSLTGSVSEEYITLNAKSKLFLKYKDSYKYDQQAADSYIKHHIEPRYRKFNSVKERITWLIENEYYDETVINEYTFEELERLTEEAYKYKHHFPSFMGALKFYSSYALKSNDGQEYLEHFEERALLNALFLAKGNVDRASSILRQIMLGRFQPATPTFLNAGKKNRGEYVSCYLIRIEDNMESISRAVTTSLQLSKRGGGVSILLSNLREMGAPIKKIQNQATGVIPVMKILEDSFSYANQLGQRQGAGAVYLNVHHPDILSFLDTKRENADEKIRIKSLSLGVVIPDITFELAKDNKDMALFSVYDVEREYKKAFSDISITEEYYKMVENPNIKKTFINARKLFITIAELHFESGYPYILFDDTVNRRNAHKNRIVMSNLCSEIVQPSTPSEYLSDLTFTKKGEDICCNLGSLNIDKAMESGKEFGELVFQSILSLDHVSRNSDLSSAPSIENGNNKNHAVGLGAMNLHGFLATNHIYYHSEEALDFTNIFFYTMAYHAFKASSILAQKFGPFEHFKESKFADGSYFDKYTKVSDKEYQPKTEKIKEIFEKYKVSIPTKQDWIELVENIKRVGIANSHLMAVAPTGSISYLSSCTPSLQPVVAPVETRKEGKIGRVYVPAYKMNQENMKYYALGAYELGPDPIIDIAAEAQKHIDQSISLTLFFTDTATTRDLSKAYIRAFKKGCGSIYYVRIRQEVLEDSENYDECEACVI from the coding sequence ATGACTAAAAAACAAACAGAAAGTATGTCATTAACAGGGAGCGTTTCTGAAGAATACATTACTTTAAATGCAAAATCAAAATTGTTTTTAAAATATAAAGATTCTTATAAATATGATCAACAAGCTGCTGATAGTTATATTAAGCATCATATTGAACCAAGATATAGAAAATTTAACTCTGTAAAAGAAAGAATTACTTGATTAATTGAAAACGAATACTATGATGAAACAGTGATTAATGAGTATACTTTTGAAGAGTTAGAAAGACTAACTGAAGAAGCTTATAAATACAAACATCACTTTCCTTCATTTATGGGAGCTTTAAAGTTTTATTCAAGTTATGCTTTAAAATCTAATGATGGACAAGAATATTTAGAACATTTTGAAGAAAGAGCTCTTTTAAATGCTTTATTTTTAGCTAAAGGAAATGTTGATAGAGCTTCAAGTATTTTAAGACAAATAATGTTAGGTCGTTTTCAACCAGCTACTCCTACTTTTTTAAATGCTGGAAAGAAAAATAGAGGTGAATACGTTTCTTGTTATTTAATTCGTATTGAAGATAATATGGAATCTATTTCAAGAGCTGTAACTACTTCTTTACAATTAAGCAAAAGAGGTGGAGGGGTTTCAATTTTACTTTCTAACTTAAGAGAAATGGGTGCACCGATTAAAAAAATTCAAAATCAAGCAACTGGTGTTATTCCTGTTATGAAAATTCTTGAAGACTCTTTTTCTTATGCTAACCAATTAGGGCAAAGACAGGGAGCAGGTGCTGTTTATTTAAATGTTCACCACCCTGATATTTTAAGTTTTTTAGATACTAAAAGAGAAAACGCTGATGAAAAAATTAGAATTAAATCTTTATCACTTGGTGTTGTAATTCCAGACATCACTTTTGAACTTGCTAAAGACAACAAAGACATGGCTTTATTTAGTGTCTATGATGTAGAAAGAGAATACAAAAAAGCTTTTTCTGACATATCAATAACTGAAGAATATTACAAAATGGTTGAAAATCCAAACATTAAAAAAACCTTCATAAATGCACGTAAACTCTTTATAACTATAGCAGAATTGCATTTTGAAAGTGGTTATCCTTACATTCTTTTTGATGACACTGTAAATAGAAGAAATGCTCATAAAAATAGAATTGTTATGTCTAATTTATGTTCAGAAATTGTTCAACCTTCTACTCCTTCTGAATACCTTTCAGATCTTACTTTTACTAAAAAAGGTGAAGATATTTGTTGTAATCTAGGTTCTTTAAATATTGATAAAGCAATGGAAAGTGGAAAAGAATTTGGAGAATTAGTTTTCCAGTCAATTCTTTCTCTTGATCATGTATCTAGAAACTCCGATCTTTCTTCTGCTCCTTCAATAGAAAATGGGAACAACAAAAATCATGCAGTTGGACTTGGAGCTATGAACCTACATGGATTTTTAGCTACAAACCATATTTATTATCACTCTGAAGAAGCACTTGATTTTACTAACATTTTCTTTTATACAATGGCTTATCATGCTTTTAAAGCTTCATCAATTTTGGCTCAAAAATTTGGTCCATTTGAACACTTCAAAGAATCTAAATTTGCTGATGGTTCATATTTTGATAAATATACTAAAGTATCTGATAAAGAATATCAACCAAAAACAGAAAAAATCAAAGAAATTTTTGAGAAATACAAAGTTTCAATTCCTACAAAACAAGACTGAATTGAACTTGTTGAAAACATTAAAAGAGTCGGAATTGCAAACTCACATTTAATGGCTGTTGCGCCAACTGGTTCTATTTCTTACCTTTCTTCTTGTACACCAAGTCTACAACCTGTAGTTGCTCCAGTTGAAACAAGAAAAGAAGGGAAAATTGGTAGAGTATACGTTCCTGCTTACAAAATGAATCAAGAAAATATGAAATATTATGCTTTAGGAGCTTATGAACTCGGTCCAGATCCAATAATTGATATTGCGGCTGAAGCTCAAAAACATATTGATCAATCTATTTCTTTAACTTTATTCTTTACTGATACAGCAACAACTAGAGACTTAAGCAAAGCTTATATTAGAGCATTTAAAAAAGGTTGTGGGTCAATTTATTATGTGCGTATTAGACAAGAAGTTTTAGAAGACTCAGAAAACTACGATGAATGTGAGGCTTGTGTAATTTAA
- a CDS encoding dihydrofolate reductase has protein sequence MIISVWAMTEDGLIGKDNSMPWHIKEEFAHFRQTTLDKTLLMGKNTFLSLPKIFDRRKMYVISDDPTFQVDHPEVHIIKDYSHLIKEYQGNPEKDLYITGGLMIYTALIPESDILIVSFVKGKYEGNRYLKDIKWELFDLVSEEDKGSFIVKTFKKKK, from the coding sequence ATGATAATTTCAGTTTGAGCAATGACAGAAGATGGTCTAATAGGTAAAGACAATTCAATGCCTTGACACATAAAAGAAGAATTTGCACATTTTAGACAAACTACATTAGATAAAACCTTGTTGATGGGAAAAAATACATTTTTATCCTTACCAAAAATCTTTGATAGAAGAAAAATGTATGTCATTAGTGATGATCCTACATTTCAAGTAGATCACCCTGAAGTACACATAATTAAAGATTATTCTCACTTAATTAAAGAATATCAAGGTAATCCAGAAAAAGATCTTTATATCACAGGTGGATTGATGATTTATACTGCATTAATCCCTGAATCAGATATCTTAATTGTTTCTTTTGTAAAAGGAAAATATGAAGGAAACAGATATTTAAAAGACATAAAATGAGAGCTTTTTGACCTAGTTTCTGAAGAAGATAAAGGAAGTTTTATTGTTAAGACTTTCAAGAAGAAAAAATAA
- the nrdI gene encoding class Ib ribonucleoside-diphosphate reductase assembly flavoprotein NrdI, translating to MHKDIIQIDEKFIKKPEGEIFLVYFSSISNNTHRFIQKLGFENARIPVNPEESLEVDRDYVIFCPTYSGGGNDSAGAVPKPVIKFLNKESNRKFCRGVIASGNTNFGDTFAIAGTILSKKLQVPLLYQFELIGTQADVINVQNIIKKFWNKNS from the coding sequence ATGCACAAAGATATAATTCAAATAGATGAAAAATTTATTAAAAAACCTGAAGGCGAGATTTTTTTAGTTTATTTTTCTTCTATTTCAAACAACACTCATAGATTTATACAAAAATTAGGTTTCGAAAATGCTAGAATTCCTGTAAATCCAGAAGAATCGCTAGAAGTAGATAGAGATTATGTTATCTTTTGTCCAACTTATAGTGGTGGCGGAAACGATTCAGCTGGAGCTGTTCCTAAACCAGTTATTAAGTTTTTAAACAAAGAATCCAATCGTAAATTTTGCAGAGGAGTGATCGCCTCTGGAAATACAAATTTTGGAGACACATTTGCTATTGCTGGAACAATATTATCCAAAAAATTACAAGTACCTTTACTATACCAATTTGAATTAATAGGTACACAAGCAGATGTAATAAATGTACAAAACATAATAAAAAAATTTTGAAACAAAAATTCCTAA
- the nrdF gene encoding class 1b ribonucleoside-diphosphate reductase subunit beta, translating to MKTAEKKQKNSYYKDSVSPLEFALNKFQGKMRSVNWNVINDNKDLEVWNRAVQNFWLPEKIPVSNDLETWRTLSPTWKKVITRTFTGLTLLDTIQATIGDVAQIPYSQTDHEQVIYANFAFMVGVHARSYGTIFSTLCTSEEIEEAHEWVINTKSLQARAQALIPYYTGKDPLKSKVAAAMMPGFLLYGGFYLPFYLSARSKLPNTSDIIRLILRDKVIHNYYSGYKYQKKVEKLSPEKQEEMKKFVFDLLYELIELEKVYLNELYSEVGLADEAIKFSVYNAGKFLQNLGYDSPFAEEETRIEPEIFNQLSARADENHDFFSGNGSSYVMGVSEETEDEDWDF from the coding sequence ATGAAAACTGCAGAAAAAAAACAAAAAAATTCATATTACAAAGATTCAGTTTCTCCTTTGGAATTTGCGCTTAACAAGTTCCAGGGCAAAATGAGGTCAGTAAACTGAAATGTCATCAATGATAATAAGGATCTTGAAGTGTGAAATAGAGCAGTTCAAAATTTTTGACTTCCTGAAAAAATTCCAGTTTCAAATGATTTAGAAACTTGAAGAACACTTTCTCCAACTTGAAAAAAAGTTATAACAAGAACTTTTACAGGTTTAACTCTTTTAGATACTATTCAAGCTACTATTGGAGATGTTGCTCAAATTCCTTACTCACAAACTGATCATGAACAAGTAATTTATGCTAATTTCGCTTTTATGGTTGGTGTTCACGCCAGATCATACGGGACTATTTTTTCTACACTTTGTACAAGTGAAGAAATTGAAGAAGCACATGAATGAGTAATTAATACTAAGAGTTTACAAGCAAGAGCGCAAGCTTTAATTCCTTACTATACTGGTAAAGATCCTTTAAAATCCAAGGTAGCTGCTGCGATGATGCCAGGATTTTTACTCTATGGTGGTTTTTACCTTCCTTTTTATCTTTCTGCTAGGTCTAAACTTCCTAATACTTCAGACATTATAAGATTAATTTTGAGAGATAAAGTTATTCACAATTATTATTCTGGTTACAAATATCAAAAGAAAGTGGAAAAACTATCTCCTGAAAAACAAGAAGAAATGAAGAAATTTGTTTTTGATTTACTTTATGAATTAATTGAATTAGAAAAAGTTTATTTAAATGAACTTTATTCTGAAGTTGGATTAGCAGATGAAGCTATAAAATTTAGTGTTTATAATGCAGGTAAGTTTTTACAGAATTTAGGTTATGATTCTCCTTTTGCAGAAGAAGAAACAAGAATAGAACCTGAAATTTTTAACCAACTTTCCGCAAGAGCTGATGAAAATCATGATTTCTTTTCAGGCAATGGTTCTTCTTATGTTATGGGTGTAAGCGAAGAAACTGAAGATGAGGATTGAGATTTTTAA
- the thyA gene encoding thymidylate synthase, with the protein MKQYLDFLRHILKNGIEKKNRTIIDSISTFGYQMRFDLSEGFPLVTTKKTNFASIAHELLWFIKGDTNIKYLVDNNVNIWNEWPYENYKKSSKFQGETLKEFITKIKENPSFAKEFGELGPVYGKQWRNFLGIDQLKKVIDQIKANPNSRRLIVSAWNPTEIDNMLLPPCHSLFQFYVANNKLSCQLYQRSADAFLGVPFNIASYSLLVFMIAQECGLEVGEFVHTVGDAHIYVNHIDQVNLQLTRTPHKLPKLKIANKPFFDIKFEDLELIDYEHDPFIKGEVAV; encoded by the coding sequence ATGAAACAGTATTTAGATTTTTTAAGACATATTCTAAAAAATGGTATAGAAAAAAAGAATAGAACAATTATTGATTCAATCAGTACATTTGGTTATCAAATGAGGTTTGATTTATCTGAAGGCTTCCCTTTAGTTACTACAAAAAAAACTAATTTTGCTTCAATAGCACATGAGTTACTTTGGTTTATAAAGGGAGATACAAATATAAAGTATCTAGTAGATAATAACGTTAATATTTGAAATGAATGACCTTATGAAAATTACAAAAAAAGTAGTAAATTTCAAGGAGAGACACTAAAAGAATTTATAACAAAAATTAAAGAAAATCCTTCATTTGCAAAGGAATTTGGTGAACTTGGTCCTGTTTATGGGAAACAATGAAGAAACTTTTTAGGCATCGATCAACTAAAAAAAGTTATTGATCAAATTAAAGCAAATCCAAATTCAAGAAGATTAATAGTTTCAGCCTGAAATCCTACTGAAATTGATAATATGTTGCTTCCTCCTTGCCATAGTTTATTTCAATTTTATGTAGCCAATAATAAACTTTCTTGTCAACTATACCAAAGAAGCGCAGATGCTTTCTTAGGTGTTCCTTTTAATATTGCTTCATATTCCTTGTTAGTTTTTATGATTGCACAAGAATGTGGACTAGAAGTGGGAGAATTTGTACATACAGTAGGTGATGCTCATATTTATGTAAATCACATTGATCAAGTAAATCTACAACTTACTAGAACACCACACAAATTACCAAAATTAAAAATAGCAAATAAACCTTTTTTTGACATTAAATTTGAAGATTTAGAACTCATAGATTATGAACATGATCCATTTATTAAAGGAGAGGTAGCAGTATAA
- a CDS encoding YhcH/YjgK/YiaL family protein, protein MIIDKIKNLHKYTKINPRLEIVVKWLQENDWRKQPEGITPIKEKEVFFVNRVMPSLNKENFVFELHQKYIDIHFAGDNTEKFIHLAKDHLTTAQQEYSDQTDVGFFKGDILDFENNIIKLKEDEFALFLADEAHGPRFDTTKDTVRKTIIKVLA, encoded by the coding sequence ATGATTATAGATAAAATTAAAAACCTTCACAAATATACAAAAATTAATCCAAGATTAGAAATTGTTGTTAAATGATTACAAGAAAACGATTGAAGAAAACAACCCGAAGGAATTACTCCTATAAAGGAAAAAGAAGTATTTTTTGTTAATAGAGTAATGCCTTCTTTAAACAAAGAAAATTTTGTTTTTGAACTTCATCAAAAATACATTGATATTCATTTTGCAGGTGATAACACTGAAAAATTTATTCACTTAGCAAAAGATCATTTAACTACAGCTCAACAAGAATATTCAGATCAAACAGATGTAGGTTTTTTCAAAGGTGATATTCTTGATTTTGAAAATAATATTATTAAATTAAAAGAAGATGAGTTTGCTTTATTTTTAGCTGATGAAGCTCATGGTCCTAGATTTGATACAACCAAAGATACTGTGAGAAAAACTATAATTAAGGTATTAGCTTAA
- a CDS encoding putative immunoglobulin-blocking virulence protein — MSILKKTTQLLRKSKNKKILISFATVLSIPSVVGIAYYATSKGTDSNLDLKILDQLNANNVTLQTIENADTNKAFDALNDKNLKPEKLEPKPEKPEPPVIVDPPEDPPKILDPEPEPQKPDIQQEIIKEQPQPTPSTPDPEPPVEKPVPSIKQNFKNDEVGVVTLKWEGHNVTARVRKRPNRQYTAYDQQNGLANRIPYHSQVVDEVLSIEVTPELREQNLKNATTALNASVKGIFNIDKNDIKNDATIAGILHSANNAYQYKNLFWKFEALFENGDKVREFLTQEGQTLYPWIKKKYEDDLFKADQAIAQAQREMEALQRRRPPRIGFDGNGKETFTPENQIQMNEWLKEFAEQTDKQKAAEQLKTDAKNVKYIKLIYYLDYSKFNKNSRENDEYLARGLTINPDNSNISIDKDGTLKSNSWSPLLNQVTSVYQKDNETRRAFGYDSYWWRPGGSILEGNYPGWTKKDITDSPEFQKYNVSKSDGINIAELTKNSDNKAKSARDHGIVVTIDFSNPKGYEKTKKLIEELKADNKEITSYRFFHIGKDDANQKFKDILQILPENLPQLELLFDSTNTSPLLALENKKIDELSIYTEGNSLSDDWAINPWALKNTAWYNSNDYNVSFDYPKGAKVATRVTFNSLAFDDSDYKGGHSPSDYKRINDGLRIAYWTRNNEKVFQGGFGPGLRPDENESENSYPTGLDLTRVTKMKSLRGLQFSDTQKASNSKPRRLTRIGLYNDSQTFSIDVDELNNAQFNVLDTNPMSQPKPKIFFSNGNTTKRIEVTASGNITLNARGAQNLRILLENGRQKNDDTKLFTDQRIIVDKSQTALANSLRSNGFQVDESNISGINFQ; from the coding sequence ATGTCAATTTTGAAAAAAACTACACAACTTTTAAGAAAATCTAAAAATAAGAAAATTCTTATTTCTTTTGCTACAGTATTGAGTATTCCTTCAGTTGTTGGAATTGCTTATTATGCAACTTCAAAAGGTACAGATTCTAACTTGGATCTCAAAATTTTAGATCAATTAAATGCTAACAATGTAACCTTACAAACTATAGAAAATGCAGACACTAACAAAGCTTTTGATGCTTTGAATGATAAAAATTTAAAACCTGAAAAATTAGAGCCAAAACCGGAAAAACCAGAACCTCCAGTAATAGTTGATCCTCCAGAAGATCCACCAAAAATTCTAGATCCTGAACCAGAGCCACAAAAACCTGATATTCAACAAGAAATTATAAAAGAACAGCCACAACCAACACCTTCTACTCCTGACCCTGAACCACCTGTAGAAAAGCCAGTGCCATCTATTAAACAAAACTTTAAAAACGATGAAGTAGGTGTTGTAACCTTGAAATGAGAAGGACATAATGTTACAGCTAGAGTTCGAAAAAGACCTAACAGACAATACACTGCATATGATCAACAAAATGGTTTAGCTAATAGAATTCCGTATCATTCACAAGTTGTGGATGAAGTTTTAAGTATTGAAGTTACTCCAGAATTAAGAGAACAAAACTTAAAAAATGCTACAACTGCACTTAACGCTTCTGTAAAGGGAATCTTCAACATTGATAAAAATGATATAAAAAATGATGCTACTATTGCAGGAATATTACATAGTGCAAATAATGCTTATCAATATAAAAATTTATTTTGAAAATTTGAAGCATTATTTGAAAATGGAGACAAAGTCAGAGAGTTTTTAACACAAGAAGGTCAAACACTTTATCCTTGAATTAAGAAGAAATATGAAGATGATCTTTTTAAAGCAGACCAAGCTATTGCACAAGCACAAAGAGAGATGGAAGCCCTACAAAGAAGAAGACCACCAAGAATTGGATTTGATGGTAATGGCAAAGAAACATTCACTCCTGAAAACCAAATACAAATGAATGAATGATTGAAAGAATTTGCAGAACAAACTGATAAACAAAAAGCTGCAGAACAATTAAAAACCGATGCTAAAAATGTAAAATACATCAAACTAATTTATTATTTAGATTATTCAAAATTTAACAAAAATTCAAGAGAAAATGATGAGTATTTAGCAAGAGGTTTAACTATTAATCCTGACAACAGCAATATTTCAATAGATAAAGACGGAACATTAAAATCTAATTCCTGAAGTCCTTTACTCAATCAAGTAACTTCTGTGTATCAAAAAGATAACGAAACACGTCGTGCCTTTGGTTATGATAGCTATTGATGAAGACCTGGAGGAAGTATTCTTGAAGGAAATTATCCAGGATGAACCAAAAAAGATATTACTGATTCTCCTGAATTTCAAAAATATAATGTTTCAAAATCAGATGGAATTAATATCGCTGAACTTACTAAAAACTCAGATAACAAAGCAAAATCAGCAAGGGATCATGGAATTGTGGTTACTATAGATTTTTCAAATCCAAAAGGTTATGAAAAAACTAAAAAATTAATTGAAGAATTAAAAGCCGACAATAAAGAAATTACTTCTTATAGATTTTTCCACATAGGAAAAGATGATGCAAATCAAAAATTCAAAGACATTTTACAAATCTTGCCTGAGAATTTACCACAGCTTGAGTTGTTATTCGATAGCACTAACACTTCACCTTTATTAGCTTTAGAAAACAAGAAAATTGACGAACTTTCTATTTATACAGAAGGAAATTCGCTTTCTGATGATTGAGCAATAAATCCTTGAGCTTTAAAAAATACAGCTTGATATAATTCAAATGATTACAATGTAAGTTTTGATTATCCTAAAGGTGCAAAAGTAGCAACTAGAGTTACTTTTAACTCTTTAGCTTTCGATGATTCAGATTATAAAGGTGGTCATTCTCCAAGTGATTACAAACGAATTAATGATGGACTACGTATAGCTTATTGAACAAGAAATAATGAAAAAGTCTTCCAAGGAGGATTTGGTCCAGGTCTTCGTCCAGATGAAAATGAATCAGAAAATTCTTATCCAACTGGTCTTGATTTAACAAGGGTAACTAAAATGAAATCACTTAGAGGATTGCAATTTTCTGATACACAAAAAGCTTCAAATTCTAAACCAAGAAGGTTAACTAGAATAGGTTTATATAACGATTCACAAACATTTTCAATTGATGTTGATGAACTAAATAACGCACAATTTAATGTTTTAGATACAAATCCTATGTCACAACCAAAACCTAAAATATTTTTTTCAAACGGAAATACTACTAAAAGAATTGAAGTGACAGCATCAGGTAATATAACTTTAAATGCTAGAGGTGCTCAAAATTTAAGAATATTACTTGAAAATGGAAGACAAAAAAATGATGATACTAAATTATTCACAGATCAAAGAATAATAGTAGATAAAAGCCAGACAGCATTGGCAAATTCATTAAGATCCAACGGTTTCCAAGTTGATGAATCCAACATTTCAGGAATTAATTTCCAATAA